In Girardinichthys multiradiatus isolate DD_20200921_A chromosome 18, DD_fGirMul_XY1, whole genome shotgun sequence, a single window of DNA contains:
- the LOC124884518 gene encoding C-type mannose receptor 2-like, which translates to MDENAIRFMLFFGLWVLSPCLSQEYHVVNERKSWTEAQRYCRETYTDLVTINSTEDMDKVKQHLGSNTDEFWIGLFGDINNWKWSLERDGFYEKGHADLRLWNTGEPNDLNENFLCADIQPSKRWSDYVCNYRRPFVCYNDSPSNYIYVKNVMNWTDAQRYCRANYTDLASVRNVSENNAINQIVLDYAWIGMYKESWRWSDGQRLRMTSYSNWKAGQSVNVNNSCVTTTTTAWNIQPCSSTYPFICSRSSGIIQRQVVKLIVSKSGSSLDLEVNQDAILQQLSRSLQKHGLGEVKLKWRKQSDGKTFHLKKKEDMKKDRV; encoded by the exons ATGGATGAGAACGCTATTAGATTCATGCTTTTCTTTG GGCTGTGGGTTCTCTCTCCATGTTTGTCACAAGAGTATCACGTTGTAAATGAAAGAAAGAGCTGGACTGAAGCCCAGAGGTACTGCAGGGAAACGTATACAGACCTGGTTACCATCAATAGCACTGAAGACATGGACAAGGTGAAACAACACCTTGGGAGCAACACTGATGAATTCTGGATAGGTTTGTTTGGCGATATCAATAACTGGAAGTGGTCTCTGGAGAGGGATGGATTTTATGAAAAAGGACATGCTGACCTCAGACTGTGGAACACAGGGGAACCAAATGATCTTAATGAAAACTTTTTGTGTGCTGACATACAACCCTCCAAGAGATGGTCCGACTATGTGTGCAATTATAGACGACCATTTGTCTGCTACAATG ATTCACCTTCTAACTACATCTATGTGAAGAATGTCATGAATTGGACAGATGCTCAACGGTACTGCCGGGCAAATTACACAGATCTGGCCAGTGTTAGGAACGTATCTGAGAACAATGCAATCAATCAGATTGTCCTTGATTATGCATGGATTGGCATGTACAAAGAGTCTTGGAGGTGGTCAGACGGTCAGCGCCTGAGGATGACTTCATACAGCAACTGGAAAGCGGGTCAGTCAGTAAACGTCAACAACTCCTGTGTGACTACAACAACCACGGCATGGAATATCCAACCCTGCTCCAGCACATATCCTTTCATCTGTAGTA GATCTTCTGGCATCATACAGAGGCAGGTGGTGAAATTGATTGTGTCCAAATCAGGCTCCTCATTGGACCTTGAAGTAAATCAGGATGCCATCTTGCAGCAG CTGAGCCGCAGTCTGCAGAAGCATGGCCTGGGGGAAGTCAAACTGAAATGGAGAAAGCAGTCTGATGGGAAGACGTTccacttgaaaaaaaaagaagacatgaAAAAAGACAGAGTGTAA
- the her8.2 gene encoding hairy-related 8.2 — translation MTASSAAHNAKKHPRAKEERKLRKPLIERKRRERINNCLDQLKETVIGAFRLDQSKLEKADILEMTVKHLRNIQNNKLNDQTLGLEAQQRFSTGYIQCMHEVHNMLLTCDWMDKTLGSRLLNHLLKSLPRSNNELSRPIQKHDVPLLTSKGILALPLRRDPLIGSQHQKEEPADQVPERQENPTLHSSHLGMLEMWRPW, via the exons atgactgcatcatctgcggCGCACAACGCGAAGAAACACCCCAGAGCCAAGGAGGAGAGAAAG CTGAGGAAGCCGCTCATTGAGAGGAAACGACGCGAGAGGATAAACAACTGTCTGGATCAGCTGAAAGAAACTGTGATCGGAGCCTTTAGGCTGGAT CAATCCAAACTGGAGAAAGCAGACATCCTGGAGATGACGGTGAAACATCTGCGGAACATCCAGAATAATAAACTTAATG ATCAAACTTTAGGCCTGGAGGCCCAGCAGAGATTCAGCACAGGCTATATCCAGTGCATGCACGAGGTCCACAACATGCTCCTCACCTGCGACTGGATGGACAAAACGCTTGGCTCCCGGCTCCTCAACCACCTCCTCAAGTCCCTTCCTAGGTCCAACAATGAGCTAAGCCGCCCCATACAGAAGCACGACGTGCCACTCTTGACCAGCAAAGGCATCCTCGCCTTACCCCTTCGCAGGGATCCTCTGATTGGGAGTCAGCACCAGAAGGAAGAGCCAGCTGACCAGGTTCCTGAACGTCAGGAGAATCCAACACTCCATAGCTCCCACCTGGGGATGCTGGAGATGTGGAGGCCCTGGTGA
- the her13 gene encoding hairy-related 13 yields MAPAARPGNAGLYMEDESCYGVQKADRKIRKPLVEKKRRARINESLQELRTLLPDTDMHSKMENAEVLEMTVKKVEDVLKNRSQESDALSREASERFAAGYIQCMHEVHMFVSNCPGIDATVAAELLNHLLECMPLNEDHLQDVLMDLITDTPGTNGSTWLGATEGLCSNPAISTSSADELCSDPDETDSEHNRSSTEGAESREALSMPTITYAQCMWRPW; encoded by the exons ATGGCCCCCGCTGCCCGGCCCGGTAACGCCGGACTTTACATGGAGGACGAGTCCTGCTACGGGGTTCAGAAGGCGGACAGGAAG ATCAGGAAACCTCTggtggagaagaagaggagagCTCGCATCAATGAAAGTCTACAGGAGCTGCGGACTCTGCTGCCGGACACAGAC ATGCATTCCAAGATGGAGAACGCAGAGGTCCTGGAGATGACAGTAAAGAAGGTGGAGGACGTCCTGAAGAACCGGTCTCAAG AGTCCGACGCACTCAGCCGAGAAGCCAGCGAGAGGTTTGCAGCCGGCTACATCCAGTGCATGCACGAGGTCCACATGTTCGTGTCCAACTGCCCAGGCATAGACGCCACAGTGGCGGCCGAGCTCCTAAACCACCTGCTGGAGTGCATGCCCCTGAACGAGGACCACCTCCAGGACGTGCTGATGGACCTGATCACGGACACTCCGGGGACCAACGGTAGCACTTGGCTTGGGGCCACCGAGGGGCTCTGCTCGAACCCGGCCATCTCCACCTCATCTGCCGACGAATTGTGCTCAGACCCGGACGAGACAGACAGCGAGCACAACCGGAGCTCGACGGAAGGAGCGGAAAGCAGGGAGGCTCTGAGCATGCCCACCATCACATACGCTCAGTGTATGTGGAGACCTTGGTAG